TCTCACTGAGTGGTCCATCTGTTCCCCTTGTCGTGTATCATGTTCCCACATATGCAAGTGGCTGTTTTGGGCTGTCTTGTCTATTccactgtactttttttttgtcCTAACAGCACCCTGCCTTCATCACCATGGCTCTATAATACGTCTTTGTATCTGTTAGGGTGTATATCTCACATTGTACTTTTTCTTCAAAAGTCTTGCTTTACGGCCAAGTGAAGGGCCAACTCACtttttccatatacattttagattAGTTTTGTTaagttacatacacacacacacacacacacacgcatgtgcgcacacacacaacctgttgggattttgatagagCTTACAAATTAATTTTGGGAGAACTGATATCTTTGAGATTGCTTTTCCCATCCATGAATATGGAAGCTCTAATTAGATGATATTCTTTGATGATTTTCATAAATTATTCCTCAAAATTCTCAcgcatctttttgttttctaccaAGTAACCTCATATTTTGTTTCAGGCATTGCTTTTGGAAACTGGTTAACAGCCTTCTTCTGAAAACAGATCCTGATTGTCCTCTCTTTCACTTGAATCTGACCTAGGAGgggcttatttttaatttctcatttagaAATCCTCTTTACCCTTTACCCATATAGAGGAAATATGAACATTTTGCTATATAAGctttctctctgtatatatgtaatatgtgtatatatgtaatttgCTATATATTAGatatttatgtatacacatgcacacacatgtatacatgtacatgtgtttttacatacacacatgtatatttacacatacataaCCTTTTCCTAAACACTGGgcatcgggacttccctggcggtccagtcagtggttaagactccacacttccaatgtagggggcttgggtttgatccctcatcttGGAAATAAGATCACACATGACTTggggcaaaagaaaagaaaaaaaaaaaaaaaaaccctgagcaTCATCTCTTCTCATGAGGAGGCACATAATGTCCTTTTATCccactaaataaataatagtgtTTATTCAACTAATGGTTAACTTTGACAACGTGGCTAAAGTGCTGTTTGCCAGATTTAACCACTGAAAAGGGACTCCCCAGGTGGCTAAGTGATaaagcctgccagtgcaggaggctcgggtttgatcctggggaagttccctggaggagggcatgccgacccactccagtattcttgcctggacaatccccatggacagaggagccttaaaGGGCTGcggtccatagagtcgcaaagagtcggacttgactgagcgaacggagcatgcacacatgcttattcctttgtaattaataaaGAATCCTTAGGGAGAAATCTTGAGACGATGTATTCAAACTTCCATCAcatagttttgttttaattgtggtaaaacacacatagcacaaaattgaccattttaaccatttttaggtgTACTGTTCAGTGGTGTTCAGTATCATCTCCAGAGCTTCCCCCCTGCCCAGCTGTATCAATATATAGTTGACATAAcgttgtataagtttaaggtggaTAATATGTTGATTTGATcttatattgcaaaataattataGAATTAGCTAACATCTTCATCACACCATCagctaatttttttcattgtgctTTACCAtaggatatatattttaaaaattttaataggtGATACTGAAtgtctggacttccctgataactcagttggtaaagaatccgcctgcaatgcaggagaccccagtttgattccagggttgggaagatcccctggagaagggaaaggctacccactccagtattctggcctggagaattccatagactagatagcccatgggctcacaaagagtctggcacgactgagcgactttcactttcattgaatGTTTTAGAAGAATTAACTTTGGCCTCcccatgcggcatgtgggatcttagttgcctgaccagggattgaaccccagccctcagcagtgagaggatgagtcctaaccactaagcTACCAGTGAATTCTCTAtcaggatatttttttaaagtatttagctATGTCGGatattagttgtggcacatgggcttagttttcccgagacatgtgggatcttagttccttgactagggatcgaacccacgtcccttgcattgcacggcagattcttaatcactggaccactagggaagtgccCTTTCGTAGGatgttgaatgtagttccctgtgctatacaataggaccttgttgtttacccgttttttatatttgtttttgttgcaccacgtggcctgtgggatcttagttccctgactagagacTGAACCCTGGGCCCACAGTAATGAAAAtgccaagtcctaacccctggactgccagggaattccctgtttccCATTCTgcatgtaatagtttgcatctgctaatcccaagctcctaatccATCCCTTCCCAACCCACCATTAGCTGATTTTTAACCTGCAGTAATACCTCTTGCCTGCATCTGTTGCCACTGTGATGATTGCAAATGATTATTTTCTGAATCTATTTCTCCTTCTACAGTCATTAGTTTGCATTGTACTATAAGGAAGTCTCCCTTTTTATGGAAAAAGCCTActcatttgtgtgtttttagCTTCTGCATGGACActcatgaattatttttttcaatgtgcTGTCCTTATTGTCTTCATTCATTCTGGTGGACAGGTGTCCCCAGCTGGGCCAGTTCCCACAACCCCACCCCATTCATTTGGCTCCTATGTTCTTCTGACACATCCTTATCattttgtgaacattttttttgGCATAGCAAGATGTTCCAGATTCACCCTGTACTTTCCCAGCCCTAgtcctagaatcagccatttctccaaggagactTGGGTCCGGCATTTAAAGAGGAATAGTATTTTAGAAACCACTAtgggctttgggcttcccaggtgttttCTTcccagtaaagaattcacctgcaatgcaggagacgagggttccatccatgggtcgagacgatcccctgaggaggaaatggcaaccgactctagtattcttgcttggaaaaataaagcccatggacagaggaggctggcaggctacagcccatgagggtcccaaaagagtcagacacgacttagcgactaaagcaaCAACGACTTCTGggctttaaaaagttttaagtaaGGGAAAATGTTCTGAGCTGGTGGCTCCGCTTTGGTGCATTCTGGCCGCCAGGGGGCAGcacttctcagaaaaaaatgtaaacgATCCAGAACCTGTTCTGGGTTGGTGTGGTCGGGGCTGGACTGGCCATGTTCCCAAGGGTGCTGTCTCTGGTCCTTGTTCTGAAAAACGGGAATACAGATGCTCACCACCTCCCGTGTGCATATAGACTCTCACCCAGACTCCCCCTGCCCAGTTCATgccccacccctaccctcactGATTCTTATTTCCCCCCTGAAGCCCTCTATGCTAtgatatgcttagttgctcagtcgtgtccaactctgcgaccccatggactgtaaccctccaagctcctctgtccatggggattctccaggcaagaatactggagtgggttgccatgccctcctccaggggctcttcccgacccaggcatcgaacccaggtctcccgcattgctgaagggttctttaccatctgagccaccagggaagtcctctaatgGGGGTTAACGCGAAGGCGGAGAGGGGCTGATGGCTTCAGGGATGCCCTCCCTGGTCGCTCATCCCCAGCCAACCCCACCCTACTCCCAGCACAACCTGCGAACACAGCTGTGGGACTGAGGGGTCCCTTTCCCAGCAGAGGACGCAGTCTCTCCGGCTGGCTGTCCCTCGGGGGCCTCAGGCCACAGCTGGCTCTCTGCCTGTGGGCCTGCTAGGCAGGAAACCCAGGTGGTTTCTGCTGTGGTGGGCAGGCCGTCCAGGCAAGCTTGAAGCCTGAACTCCCATCTGCTTCTCTGCCGGCTTCCTCCCACCGCACCCCCACCTGTGTTGATCAAGTCAAAGGAAGTGGTGAGGGTAATCTCTCCCcttcatttattttcccacaAGTTTattaacaaaaacacacacatttagtAACAAAATAACAAGTTTATTAACACGAAAAACACCAAGGAAGTATATACTTAAGCAACTTAGAAGTATGGTTCAGTCCCTTcagttagtgttagtcgctcggttgtgtctgactttttgcgaccccgtggactgtagctcagattctttcccatctgagccacaagggaattaGAAGCAAGCATTTACAAGAGTACACACTTCcggtggtaaagaaaccacctgccaatgcagagacgcTGCAATAAGAGACGCTggccggttccatccctgggtcgggaagatcccctggaggaaggcatggcaacccactccagtattctcacctggagaatcccatggacagaggagcctggcgggctacagcccatggggttgcaaatagtcggacacgctgaagcaacttagcacgcacacctGCACTTCTGGTGCTGAAAGCTGTTTCTCTCTACTCCAGTGCTAAATCAGATCACAGAGACAGAGTTCTGGGTGAGGGAGAACAGGATAACTTTGTTACTTTTCCAGACAAAGGGGAACATggtgggctaatgccctcaaaactgtgtgtcccccCTCTTGGAGAAGacagtgagaagttttatagtagTTGTTCAAAGCGGGCATGATTAGCTCGTGGACATTCTTCTTGGGTTGGTGAGGCaagtaggagtcagcatcatcaaccttcaggtccagatggtctggggtctacatgcttgtgggcagcacaCCGTTGTTAATTGTTAACTCTCCCACCTGGTGGGgctttcagtatctgcaaaatagctcaaagatattgttgtgtGTACCCATTCATGGGGAAAGGGCACCTTGCCCCAATGCTGCTCTTGACTGTTTCTCCCTGGTCTCAAATCCCATCCCTTCCCTACTTAACAAGTGCTTGAATCTGCTCATTGGAACACAGGAAAGGGCATGGGGGCTGAATGAAGGCTGTCTCCtgaaatcaaagaaatgggggacataGAAAGcctttgtgcccaggagccccacagcaCCCTGCTTGGTATCACTTCTGCCCCTAGGAATTTAACGCCGTGACTATTTTGAGTTCTTCTCCTCTTGGAGGAATCTCACCCAGGCCTGGCAAGGAGGAGGCCGTGAGGAAGGGCTGACCTTGTCTGGCAGTCCTTCTCCACCTCCCCAAACAGGACCGGTGCAGTAGCCCCCCGACTCTTGTCTTCAGACCTACCCCTCCCCAACTAGAGCTGGCCAGATCACTCATCTTCCCCACCCTACCTCTCCCCTACCAAGAGCAAAGTCCAGCATCTCAGCCCAGCACCTTTAGGATCCTGCCCCAATCTACTTCCCCCGCCCCCTAAACTGTCACTCTGGACCCTAGGGACCTGAGGCGCCAGCAACTCTGAGTTCCTGAGGTTTTCCCTCAGACCCACCCAGTGCCCTGTCTACACTGCTGTTCACACAGATCCCTCTGCCTGCACTGCCCTTCCCCACTACCTCCTATGAAGTTGAGCAGcaaggacttgcctggtgggTCCGGTGGCTAAAACGCcacgctcccaatacagggggcccaggttcgatccctggtcagggaaatagatcctgtatgccacaactaaagatcccctgtgtcacaactaagacctggtgcagccaaataaataaatatcggAAAACATGACCTTacacaaaaaaaacaaagttaagtAGCAGCCCACAACATTCCCTGGTCTCCTAATGATACCATGGTTTCTCTGCTTGGAAAGAGCTCCCATCTCTGATAAAATTCTCCTCATCCTTAGTCAAAGGCTTTCTCCTGGTCTCCCCCAAtgatccaggcttcccaggtggcacagtgggaaagaatctgcatccaatgcaggagatgtgagagacgtgggttcgatccctgggtcaggaagatcccttggagaaggaaatggcaacccactccagtattcttgcctggagaatcccatggacagaggagactggtgggctacagtccatggggttgaaaagagtcagacacgactgagcgaccaacacacacaccctaAGGATCCAGGTAGCTCTTAGCTCCCTCTCTAGGTGATGAGGGAAAGGCCAGcaaagggtgggaggagggaaggggtgagAAGCTATGACTGACCAGGCTACCAGCTGATGCTTCTCAAAACTTAATGTGAATACAGATCACTTGGGGAGAGAGCAGAAGACTGGGTCCCGACATAGTCGGCCTGGGCTGCGTCAGAGAatctgggtttctttctttcttttggcctgCCCACGATGCTTGCAGGACCTTAGGTCCCCcatctgggattgaacccgtgccccctgcagtggaagtgcaccttcctaaccactgggccaccagagaaatcccagtCTGCCTTTcgaacaagctcccaggtgaggcTGATGCTGTGGGCCCGGGGGGCCACTTTGAGCATCAGGGGCCTGGCCCACCTGATTGACTGCGGAAGAGAGGCAGTTGGGAGCCCAGGTGTGAGTGGCCCTCACCGGGGGTATAAGACGGTGGGTGGTGCCGGCCCAGGAGTCACAGTGGGTGGGAGTGTCTTCGTGGGCACCATGGGGCTGCGTTCTAGGctcttcctctgctttctgctctGGGGAAGCACGGAGCTCTGCAGCCCCCAGCCCTTCTGGGATGATGAAACCGAGCGCTTCAGGCCATCGAAACCGCCCACCGTGATGGTGGAGTGTCAGGAGGCTCAGCTGGTTGTCACGGTCGACAAAGACCTCTTCGGCACCGGGAAGCTCATCCGGCCTGCGGACCTCACCCTGGGCCCCGACAACTGCGAGCCGCTGGCCTCCGCGGACACGGATGGCGTGGTTAGGTTTGAGGTCGGGCTGCATGAATGTGGCAACATCTTGCAGGTGAGGCTTGGCCCCCCTCGGCAGCCCCAGCTTTGGTGGGATGACAAGGGAGGGGGCCGGCGGTGTGGAGTGTGGGTGCGAGGTGGGGCTGGGGCGGATTCCTTTCATTCGGGGGAGCTGGGTGGGTGGAGGCGCTGAGACCTGAAGCTGGGCCTTGGTGGCGCTGGGGTGGGGGAGTTCCTGCCTCTAGGTGCCAAAGctggggaggcggggtggggaccAGAGGTGGCCGTGAACTTTGCGCCAGGCCGGACACCCCCGTTCTGATTCCTGAGGACTTCTGAACCCCTAGGGGGCAACCAGGAGACATTTAGTCAACATGGGTGGGCAGGGGGGGAGCGTGATGGGATACTCTGCAGGTGGCCCAGCGCTTTCGTGGGGCCCTAGAAACTTGTATGGAAGAGGTGAGCTTTGAAACCTCAAAGCCCAGAAGTCatcacagggaagaaaaaaaaaatttggcgtCCCTCATTCATGTTAATGGCTTTGAAGCCTTGAGTTGAAAGTGGTTTGAGGGCAGGGTCAAAGGTCATCGTGGTTGAAGAGGCTCAAAGTGTGGGTCCCGTGGGGGCAGTCTcaaatgggtgtgtgtgtgcaggggcaAAACTGAGTAATTCAGGCCAGATCGCCTCCcaaggagatggggaggggcagggtcTCGGTAGGAGGACCCTCCTAGCAAGGGCCGGCGCACTGACCCCAGTGGTTGCACAATTCCTGGATCAACTTCCTGCTGCCCCTCAGAAGGTCTGTCCTCGCCTCCGTTACACCCCCCACCCAGCTGGCCCTTGGACTCTGGTCTCAGTTGGCTAGGGGCAGGGCAAGTTCAGCCCCCCAGGAGTCCTCCTCGGGAGCTCTGGTCTCAGGGTGGTCCCCAGGGCTGGACCTGAAGCCGCCTGGGCCTCATTTCCCTGGGGAGAACTTGGGGAAGCCAGAGCTGCCCAGAGTTAAGAAATTATCCTAACTTAGTAACTCCCAGTATTTGGTCATCAGACTCACCTGGGGAGTGGTTAGAACTCCTGATTCCCATATTCCATCTGAAATCGGGATGGAAGTGGGGGCAGACATCAATATCTGTAAGATCCCCCATGACTCTACCGTGGAGCCCAGCTGGGCAGATTGCCTGGTCTCACTAGAGGAGAATCACGTGGGAAAATTCACGTGGGGTTCTGGCGGCTTGTGGGGAACACCACCTGCGCTGACTCTGGGGAACACGCTTGCTTGAATGATGCTTCACTGTCCTGACATTCTTTCCTGTTGGACAAGGAGCCCCACATTTTCCCTTTGCACCGGGTACCacaaaaatgcagattctctACCTGGGGACCACGCTAATGGACAGCTAGGACTCTCCCCTGAAGTTTGAGCGGTGAGGGCGGGCCAGGCAGCTGCTCACTGGGAGGGGGGCGTTGAGAGGGGATGCAAATTGCCCAGCAGCATCTGCTGGTGTTCTTCCGGCCTCGGGCAACCACAAAACCAGCTTCCTCGTCTGTGAGAAGAGCGTGAGAATAAGTCAGAAGAAAGGAGGGTGAGTTAGGTGGTAGCCGCTGTGGCAGTGAGTTGAAATTCCTGGAACTTTCTAGCCTCTTCCTGGGGGCTTTCTTGGCCCCCAGGccttccctggaaaaggaaacggtgTGTGTGTCTTGGGGTAGGGGCAGCAGCCTGAGACGGGAGCTCACACCCAAGCTCACACCCTCTGGTCACAGGGTGCTGCTTGCTGGTGAAATGGAGCTGATCCAGACGCCCAGGGGCGGTGTCACGATTTTGCGGTGAAACCAGGTGCGAAGCGGGGCGCCTGTGCAGGCGCTCCCATGGGTCAGCGACGTGGGCTTTGAGCCCAGGGCCCATGTTCTTTCCACCTCCAGCAGCCCCGGCCCCCCTGCCCCTTGCCGGGCACACCTGGAGCGGTGATGCTGGTAGAGTTGaccccttcctttcccctcagGTGACCGACGATGCCCTGGTGTACAGCACCTTCCTGCTCCACAACCCCCGCCCCGCGGGAAACCTGTCCATCCTGAGGACTAACCGCGCGGAGGTCCCCATCGAGTGCCGCTACCCCAGGTCTGTGTGGCCGCCCCTGGCCCAGAGGCTCCTCGGCAAGCCTGGCAGCGCCTGGCAGTGGGGCtgtgaggagggggaggggctaAGGCTGTGGTCGCCGCCCTCAGTcctggtgggagtgggggtggccCTGCGGCCTCTGCTCGGAGCCCCTGAAACTGGCCGGGGCCACAGCTGCCTCCTGGGGGAAGCTGCAGGGCTGCCCCGCCCCCTCACTTCAGAAAGGGTCCTCAGTAGAGCAGGGGTGGGCTCCAAGCTCTGACCTTGACCTTGGCCATCATAACCTGCATTCCGTAGCTgagtgagggtgggggaggcccCAGCACAAAGTACGTGCCTGTGACCTTGGAGCATAAAGGGTTGGGGACCAGGTGACTGGTTTACAACTACAAGGCCTGGCCCTCTGTGCTGGGCTGAGGGCAGAggagtaaaagtcgctcagtcgtatctgactccatgcaaccctgtggactgtagcccgccaggctcctctgtccgtggagttctccaggtaagaatactggagtgggttgctattctcttctgcaagggatcttcccaacccagcaatcaaacctaggtctcctgcattgcaggcggattctttgagccaccagggacacctaGGAAGGCTTTGAACTTGACTCTGGTCTgggagggggaagagagagggTGTTGATATGATGAAGGCACAAGGGACGAGGCATATGTGGAAGGGCCTCCCCAGACAAAATCCTGGGGGGTAGTGCTCAGACAGGTGGGCAGACACACCCCAGAGGAGGACAGTGTCTCTAGTAGGGCCTGGAGCCCTGCAGCTGCTCGTCTCTTCGCAGGCAAGGCAACGTGAGTAGCTGGGCCATCCAGCCCACCTGGGTGCCATTCAGGACCACGGTGTTCTCGGAGGAGAAGCTGGTTTTCTCTCTGCGCCTGATGGAGGGTGAGCAAGGTGGTTCAGGAGCGGGGAGCTGACAGGGGAGTGCTCCGGCAGGCTCTCATCCCCGGCACGCCTTGCAGAGAACTGGAGCACCGAGAAGATGATGCCCACCTTCCAGCTGGGAGACAGAGCCCACCTCCAGGCCCAAGTCCACACCGGCAGCCACGTGCCCCTGCGACTGTTCGTGGACCACTGCGTGGCCACGCTGACGCCGGACTGGAGCACCTCCCCTTACCACACCATCGTGGACTTCCACGGGTGAGGCTGGCCTGCCTCTCCGGGGGACCCTTCTGGGATGTGACTGTCACATCTGGAAAGATGTCACCTTCCTCCGGCTCTAACTATGTTTCACTTGCTCTCTTCAAAGTTGTCTCGTCGATGGTCTCACTGATGCCTCATCTGCTTTCAAAGCACCCAGACCCAGACCGGAGATCCTCCAGTTCATCGTGGACATGTTCCATTTTGCTAATGACTCCAGAAACACGGTAATGGCTTAATAGCCTGGAATAAGCCTGAACTCGTAGGGTCAGGTGGACAAGCCTTCCTAAGCTGGTGCTGTTGCTTGCGAGCTGTTCCCTTAAGCAGTGATCTGATAGTTCTGTCCCATCCTAGTAACTTAGCAAGTAGATAAAGCCATGATCTCCAGTGAGATCTTTGGGAAAGCATGGGCCTTAAGAGACGGGTAGAAAATCTATGCGGGATGGAGTGAGAAAATCCACGAAGGATGGAATCAGTCAGGGATCCTGGAAACAGAACAAGGTAGGAGAGTGGGAACCCAGGAGACTCAGCTGACAGTTCACATCAGATGATGATACTGCATTAGCAATGCAGTATCTGGTGACCAGGTCACTGACCTTATCCTCACCAAGGTCAGCAGGACTAGAACCCAGATGGCAGAG
The sequence above is drawn from the Cervus canadensis isolate Bull #8, Minnesota chromosome 32, ASM1932006v1, whole genome shotgun sequence genome and encodes:
- the ZP3 gene encoding zona pellucida sperm-binding protein 3, whose translation is MGLRSRLFLCFLLWGSTELCSPQPFWDDETERFRPSKPPTVMVECQEAQLVVTVDKDLFGTGKLIRPADLTLGPDNCEPLASADTDGVVRFEVGLHECGNILQVTDDALVYSTFLLHNPRPAGNLSILRTNRAEVPIECRYPRQGNVSSWAIQPTWVPFRTTVFSEEKLVFSLRLMEENWSTEKMMPTFQLGDRAHLQAQVHTGSHVPLRLFVDHCVATLTPDWSTSPYHTIVDFHGCLVDGLTDASSAFKAPRPRPEILQFIVDMFHFANDSRNTIYITCHLKVTPVDRVPDQLNKACSFSKSSNRWSPVEGPTDICRCCSKGRCGISGRSMRLSHREGQPVPRSRRHVTEEADVTVGPLIFLGKMRDRGMEGPTSSPPLVMLGLGLATVMTLTLAAIVLGLTGRRRAASHPGCPVSASQ